ATCCCTGAATCACATGGCGTCGCAGTTGGACGAGCGAATCGCCGAGATCACACGCCAGCGCAACGAGCGCGAGGCGATCCTGGCCAGCATGGGCGAGGGCGTCCTGGCGATCGATCGTAACGAACGCGTTCTGAATCTGAACCGCGCCGCGGAAGAGATGTTGGGGCGGCCGGTCGAGGAGGCGCGCGGACGCCTCGTGCAGGAGGCTTTCCGAAACGTCGAGCTGCAGCGCTACATTGCGCGGGCCTTGCACGGCGAAAAGGTCACCGCGGACGAGACGGCAATGCTGACTGGTGTGTCGGGCGTGCTGCTGCAGATTCACGCTGCGCCGCTGCTGGACAGCACCGGGCGCGAGGCGGGCCTCGTGCTGATCCTGGCGAATGTCACACGCCTGCATCGGCTGGAGAATCTCCGGAGAGAATTTGTGGCCAATGTCTCGCACGAGCTCCGCACGCCCGTCACTTCCATCAAGGGCTTCGCGGAAACGCTGCTGGACGGCGCGCTGGACGAGCCTGATGACGCACGCCGGTTCGTTGAAATCCTTGCGCGCCAGGCCCAACGATTGGACCACCTGATCGAAGACTTGCTGATGATCTCGCGCCTGGAGCGGCGAGAAGAAATCGAGATGGGCGCGTGCCGGTTGCGTTCGGTCCTGGAGTCGGCCATCGACGTGTGCGCTCCCCGCGCCGAGAGCCGCAAGACGGCCATCAACGTCGATTGCGCCGAGACGATCTCGATCACCTGCAACCGTCGCCTGCTGGAGCAAGCCGTGGTGAACCTGGTCGACAATGCGGTGGCGTACTCCGGTGAAGAGGCTTGCGTCGATGTGTCGGGCGAGTCGAACGGCGGAACGTTGACGATCCGTGTGGCGGATAACGGCCCGGGAATTCCTCCGGAGCATCACGAGCGTCTGTTCGAGCGCTTCTACCGCGTGGACAAAGCGCGCAGCCGGGACGCCGGTGGGACGGGCCTGGGGCTGTCGATCGTCAAGCACATCGCGCAACTGCACGGCGGAACCGTGTCGATCGAGAGCACGCTTGGGGAGGGAACGACGTTCACGATCCAACTGCCCGAATCGCCGAACTGACAGAATCCTAACAATTCATTTGTGAAGAGCTAGCAAAGCCTCGGTAACAATCCGCAGGAGAACTGCAACCAACAGGTAGGGCACTCTCAACAATTCTGCATGGGGGACACTATGCAACGATTGATTACCCGAATGGCAGCAATTCTGGCGGTGGCGTTGATGGCCGTGGCCTGCGGCGGCGCCGGCGAAGACGGACAGGGGCAGGAAGAAGTTCAGAGCGTGATCATCAAGGGTTCCGATACGATCGTCAACCTTTCCAGCGCGTGGGCCGAGCAATTCATGAACACCCACCCGAATATCGATATCTCCGTGACCGGCGGGGGATCCGGGACCGGAATCGCTGCCTTGATCAACGGCACGACAGACATCTGCAACGCTTCGCGTGCGATGAAGCCGAAAGAGAAAGAACAGGCCGCCGCGCAGGGCGTTACGCCGGTCGAATGGATCGTCGCCATGGACGGCATCGCCGTCGTCGTGAACCCGGAGAATCCCGTGGGTGAGATGACGATGGACCAGATCGGCGCCATCTACACTGGCGAGATCAGCAACTGGAGCGCAGTCGGCGGCCCGGATCAAGAGATCGTGGTGCTATCGCGCGAGAGTAACTCCGGCACGTACGTCTTCTTCCAGGAACACGTGATGGCGAAGAAGGACTATCGCAAGGACGCGCGCCTGATGACATCGAACGCGGCGATCACACAATCGGTTCAGAGCGACCAGTGGACGATCGGCTACGTCGGTGTGGCTTATGCCGAGCACGCGGAAGTCAAGATCGTCGCCGTGAAGAAGGACGCGGATTCCGACGCGGTCATTCCGACGATTCCGACCGTGATGTCTGGAGAGTATCCCATCGCGCGGCCGCTGTATCTGTACACAAACGGTCAGCCGACCGGTGCGACGAAGCAGTTCATCGACTTCTGCCAGAGCACCGAGGGGCAGAAGATTGTGACGGAGATTGGCTACGTTCCGGTTCCGCCAGGTGGAATGCCTGAATAATCCGTCTTAGCTGAATCGACATCTTTCTGCCGCGAAGGACGTTATGCCAAACCGTACGCCGAAGAAGTTCAGTGACAAGGCCGCCCGAGTGATCTTCACCGGGGCGGCCTCCACGTCGATTCTGATCGTCTTCCTGATCTTCCTTTTCATCGGCAAAGAAGCCCTTCCCTTCGCAAAGCATCCCGGCCTGGGCGAACTGATCGGGACGAACTGGATCCCCGTTTCGTTCGAGAAGGAACAGTTCGGGATTCTCCCGCTCATCGCGGGGTCTTTGCTTGTGACAGTAATGGCGACACTGATGGCGGTTCCATTCGGCGTCGTTGGCGCGATTTACCTGGCGGAAGTCGCCCGTCCGCTCGAGCGCGAGATCGTCAAGCCATTCATCGAACTGCTGGCCGGAATCCCTTCTGTTGTCCTTGGATTCTTCGGCCTGATTGTCGTCGCCCCGATCGTCAAGAACGTCTTCGGCCTCAGCAGTGGGCTCAACGCCTTCACCGGCGCCGCGCTACTGGCACTCATGGCGATCCCGACGATTCTGACAATATCCGAAGATGCGATTCGCAACGTTCCGCGCTCCTACAAGCAGGCCTCCGAGGCACTCGGGGCGACACGGTTGCAGACGATCTGGAAAGTGACCGTGCCCGCGGCGCTTTCCGGAATCATTGCCGCGACGATGCTTGGAATCGGCCGCGTGATCGGCGAGACAATGACCGTGATGATGGTGACCGGAAACGCACCGATGATCACGGCAAACCCCTTCAGTTCAGTGCGCACCATGACGGCAACGATTGCAGCGGAAATGGGCGAAGTGCCCTTTGGCAGCGAGCACTACGCGGCGTTGTTCTGCGTCGGCATTGTGCTGCTGCTCTTCACGTTCGGCCTGAACGTGATCGCTCAGAAAGTCCTTAAGAAGTACGGGGTGGAGCGATCATGAGCAGACGCGCGAAAGAAGCGATTATTTACGCGATGATGCGAGGCGCGACTTACTTGATTATCCTCGTCGTCGGCTACATCGTTTTCGACATCGTTTGGAATGGTCTGCCGGTGATCGATTGGAAGTTCCTTTCCACGCGTCCGACAAGCGGCGGTGCAAAGGGCGGTATCTTTCCGGCCATTGTTGGTACGTTCTGGCTCGTTGCCGGAGCGATCGCCGTGGCGTTGCCATTCGGCATGGCTTGCGCGGTCTACCTGACCGAGTACGCGAAGCCGGGGCGCTTTCTGAATTTCGTCCGTCTGGCAATCACGACTCTGGCCGGTGTGCCATCGATCGTGTTTGGCTTGTTTGGCCTGGGCTTGTTTGTGCTCTTCTTCGGCTTCGGCCAGTCGATTCTCGCCGGCAGTCTCACGCTCGCATGCCTGATACTGCCAACAATCATTGTCGCCAGCGAAGAATCTCTTCGCGCGGTGCCGAACTCCTTCCGTGCGGCCAGCATGGCGCTCGGCGCAACGAAGTGGTACACGATCCGAACAAACGTTCTGCCGTACGCGATGCCGGGCATGATGACCGGTTCGATTCTCGGACTCGGTCGTGCTGCCGGCGAGACGGCTCCGATTCTGTTTACGGTCGCGGCGTTCTTCCTGCCGCGCTTGCCAAAGTCGGCCCTCGACCAGGTGATGGCCTTGCCGTATCACCTTTACGTCACGGCCACGCAGTTGCCCAATCCCGCGGAAGCACGCCACATGCAATACGGAACTGCGATGGTGCTACTGGCATTGGTTTTGGGGATGAACCTGATCGCGATTCTTCTGCGATCCTATTTCTCTCGTAAGTATCGTTGGTAAGGACAAGATGACGAAGGCCAAACGCGAAACCAAGATCCTCGCCGAAAACGTCGACTTCTATTACGGCGACAAGCAGGCGCTGTTTTCCATCTCGATGGACATTCCAGCCCGCGAAGTCACTGCGCTGATTGGCCCATCGGGTTGCGGCAAATCCACATTCCTGCGCAGCATCAACCGAATGAACGATCTGATCGACGACACGAAGCTGAGCGGCAGCATCGCAATCGATGGGCGAGACATTTACTCCTCCGGCATCGACGTTGTGGAGCTGCGCAAGCGCGTCGGCATGGTCTTCCAAAAGTCCAACCCCTTTCCAAAATCGATCTTCGATAACGTGGCTTACGGCCCGCGCGTTCACGGGATTCGGTCGCGCGAGAAGTTGGAGGAAATCGTCGAGCGCAGCCTTGAACGCTCCGCCCTGTGGGACGAAGTGAAAGACCGCCTGAACGACAACGCCCTCGGCCTTTCCGGTGGCCAGCAGCAGCGCCTCTGTATCGCGCGCGCCCTCGCCGTCGATCCGGAGATTCTCCTGATGGACGAGCCGGCCTCGGCGTTGGATCCGCGTTCGACTGCTAAGATCGAGGACCTGATCGCGGAATTGCGTGGCCAGTACACGATCGTCATTGTGACGCACAATATGCAGCAAGCCGCTCGTGTCAGCGACACAACGGCTTTTTTCTACGAAGGGAATCTGATTGAATTCGACGAGACGGAGAAAATCTTCACCAAGCCCTCGAACAAGCAGACCGAGGACTACATCACGGGTCGCTTCGGATAATCGATCCAGAGCATTCTGAATTGCTTGAACCGAAACGGCCTTGCGTGCGATAGAACTCCGTTTGGCCGGGAAGCGAGCATCTGATGAATGCGGTCGAGCCCCCAGAACCAATCACCAGCGAGAAACGGATTATGTCAATTCACTTGCAGCGGGAAATGGATGAACTGCGCAAGCGCCTACTTGGCGAAGGTGCCTTGGTGGAGGATGCCATTCGGAAGGCGATTCGCGCCCTTGAAACACGAGATCGCGAACTGGCGGCGGAAGTCATTGAAGGCGACAAGGAAATCGATCGCGAGGAGATCGAGGTCGAAGAGGAGTGCATGAAGATCCTTGCGCTTCACCAGCCCGTCGCCGTCGATCTGCGCTTCATTGTCGCTGCCTTGAAAATGAATAACGACCTCGAGCGCATGGGCGATATCGCCGTGAGTCTGGCACGACGTGCCGACTATCGTGCTCGGCGCGGTCCGGATATTCTGTTTCCTGCAAAGATCGACGACATGGTTGCAGCCGTTCAGAAGATGATCAAGGGCGCCCTCGATGCCCTGGTCAACTCGGACGAGAAACTCGCCAAGAGTGTGTGCGAAGCCGACGATGAAGTCGATCGGATGAAGCGCGCGATTATCAAAGCCATCCGAGCGCGCATGGGCGAAGAACCCGAAAACCTGCGCGTTCTGTTGAAAATGATGGATGTCCCGCGTCACCTCGAGCGTCTGGCCGACTTGGCCACAAACATCGCTGAAGACGTTATCTACCTGGTCCGCGGCGAGATTATCCGCCACCATTACCTGGAGCAAGACGGCGAGCAGGACGACGACTAGGAATTCAATCGGCCTGCATGCGTTGTCTTCGCATGCAGGCCGACCATTCTCTCTCAGTACATGACAAAGCCAGTCTCAGAACTCGGCGTTGGCGTAGGTGTTGGAGTGGGAGTTGGCGCTGCCGCGTCGTAGTAGAGTTCCACGTACGCTTCGAGATAACCGTCCGCCGGATCGGCGAACTCCGTGATAACGACACCGATGCCATGCGGGGCTGCGCCGTAAGGGCCATCGCCCGGCGTTGCGGCCGTATCCGTTGTCGCGACCCACGAGTTGCCATTCGTAGCTTCGCGATACGTCGATGCATTCTTCGCGTTCACGCCGCTGGTATCCGTCGGGCCATCGATCAACGTGTTTGAGCTGTCCCGCAGTTCGAAGATCTCGCCGCCGTTGATCACCATTCCGTTCGAGCCGGTCGAAATCGGACCACCATTTACGAAGGTCACTCCTGCGGGCAGCGCGCCCCAGGTGGATTCAAATGAGGTCTGATCCGCATCGCGCGTCATCACCAAATAACCGCCGGCCTGAATCTTCGTGCCGGACGGGAACGTTGCAGTAATCCCCGCATCTGTCTCCGTCAGAGTCCAACCGCTGATGTCGATTTCCTGCGGCTGCTCGGCGATTGTGACGGAGTATTCGCCGGTGTTCGGATTGCGAGCCGTGCGTCCTTCCACATCTTCCGCCTCGACGTGGTAGCTCAATACCTCGCCGACGGCCAGGCCACTGATCGGCACGGTCGAACGCCACGTGCCATTCGTCGTTGTGCCGGTGACCAATGTCATCTCCAGCGTTCCCGATTGTCCGCCAGTAGCGGAGTACGGCGCTTTAACCGTCGTACTGTCGATACCGGCATCGGCCGTGATCTGGGCGGTCACGCGAATGTCCTGTCCCACGACGGGAGCGGCAGGATCCAGCCCCGCAGAAATCACGGGAGCGGACGGCTCGAAGCTGATATAGTAGTCGGCGCCGCTGTCGGGCTCACGACTCATCGTACCGTCGGTGTTTGCTGCTTCGGCATAGTACTCGACGCGCGTGCCAGAGGGCTGCGCGGGAATTGAACTGGCCGTGCGCCACGACCCGCTGTTGGCTGTGCCCGACTCGAGTTGAAGAGCAACTTCCGTGAAATCGCCCGTCGTGCCGATGCGCCAGTAGGCTTTCGCAGTCGCTGCATCGACGCCGATCGTCGAATTGATGTTGGCGACGATATCCGTCGGCATGTCGAATCGTGGCGTGACCGGATCCGTGCTCAGCGTCAATGATGGCGACGGCGGACCGGCCGGGACCAGGAAATCCTTCACGACGGCCATGTGCTGCATGTTCGTGGCGCCACTGTCGCCATAGAGGACAGGCGAGACTTCAGACAGCGGTGTGTAAACGCGGCTGTCGAATACGAGACCATTGGTGTAGGTGCTCGACCCGATGGTCAGCGGCGTCTTGTAGGCATTCAAGTCCGAGTCGACAAGCACCCAATCGTAGGGCTTCGACCGGGACGCGTTCGTATCGTCATTGCCATTCTGGTCAGCGGGATGGGGCGTGCCTGTATAGACGACAGAGGAGAGCGTGGAGATACAGGATTCCGAGCGCGAGTCCGTATTGAAGTCGCCGGCGATCACAAGAAAGTCGCCCGCGGGGACGTTTGCCTGGATATAGTTGCGCAGTGCGATCGCTTCGGAGTTACGAACCCCCGATCCGGACGTCAGCAAGTGAACGCTGATCGCCCACAGGTCCGTATCGCCCGGGATGTCGATCTTTGCCCAGGCAAAGTCGCGATTGGAAACCTCTGAGTCGTTCCATTCACCGGATGAAATCATCGGCCAGCGGCTGATCACGCCGTTCGGGATTTGCTCGTTACCGCCCTCGCGATAGTAGGTGTATTCCGCGCCGAACGTCGATTCCACCCAACCCTGTATCGTCGTGGATGAATTGTCTCCATAGTTGAATTCCTGGATCATCACAATGTCCGGCTTCAGACCCTTGAAGATGCGAGTTCCCTCGCCGGGATCGTAGCTCTGAAGATTGCCGCTCGTGATGTTAGCCGCCATCAAGCGGATCCGTTCCTCTGTCGCGCGCTGCTGGGCGAACGAAACACTCGCAACCAGGAGCAGCAGACATGGCAGAATCATCCGCCGAACGAAGTTACCAGAAAAACCATTCTCGTGTTTCATGAAGACATCCTTGGTGATTGTAAAGAGGGCGCGGAGATTCACCCCACCCAAGCAAACCGCACACTGTGCTCAAACGCTGAGTGGCTGTAAAGGAAAGAACGTGCAAAAATCCGGTCAGGAATCCTCGGTCCCATCCGAGTCCCATTGGCCCGGCGCCCGCACGAGGGCGCCGATTTCGGAGGTCCGTTCGCCGCGGATCTGGATCGAGTAACCCCGGATGTGGGCGTCCAGATAATCGAAGTTCTGGTTTGGGGGTGTGAAACCGACGGACATGCTGTATCGACCCGGCAGAATCGGGAAGTTCTCCATCTCGGCGGTGGCCTCGTACTTCCCAGGCTCCAGGTTGCGCAGATCGAGGCCCTGGAGGTCGGAGCGCTGGTAGGCGACGCGTTGGCCGCCCGTCCCGCCGTACCCGATATGGATGTTCATGTCCTCCAGCGGCTCCATCACCGTGAAGTGAAACCGCATCAGGACTTTCTCGCCGGGTGAAAAAGCACGGCGGGGTTCGCCGGATTCGTCGAGGATTTCAAACTTGTCGATCCGAGCCTTCCGAGGTGTGACGCGCATGGTGTTCAGTGCCGTCGACAGCCGGATAGAGCGTTGAATATCCTGCTCTTCCACCTCCTTGGGGTCCTGGTGGACCTGACCTTGGAAGCGCTCGATGTACTTCTCCAGGACATCTTCGGCTGGGCCCCAGGCCACCGTGTCTCCCTGGTCTAGCCAGAGGATTCGTTCGGCGATCAGCTCGACGTGTTCGATCACATGGCTGACGAAGAGGATCGTCTTTCCATGCCGGCGGAGTTGGGCGATCTTCTGCAGGCATTTTTCCTGAAACGCCACGTCGCCGACGGCCAGGACTTCGTCGATCAGCAGGATGTCCGCGTCCGAGAAGACGGCCAGTGCAAACCCAAGCCTGACGACCATGCCGCTGGAGTAGCGCTTCATGGGCGTGTGGATGAACGGGCCAAGTTCGCAAAATTCAAGGATCTGTGGCAGGCGCTCCATCACGCGCTCGCGCGGCATGCCGAGAATGCCGCCCTGAAGGAAGATGTTCTCCATGCCGGTCAACTCGGGCTGAAAGCCGGCGCCGAGCTCCAGCAGGGCCGCGACGCGGCCATTCAGCTCAATCTCGCCGCCCGTCGGCTCCGAAATGCCCGAGATCAGCTTCAGCAGCGTGGACTTCCCCGAGCCGTTGCCGCCGATGATCGCCACGGATTCGCCGCGGCCGACTTCGAAGGACACATCGCGTAATGCCACGTGCTCGACCTTCTCGTCCGTAGCGAACAGTCCCTTCAGAACCATCTCCTTCAGCGTGGTTGCCTGGGAAGCATAGACTTCAAACGTCTTGTTGACGTTGGCGACGCGCAGCATCGGGGCGGATTCGGTCATGGGCGGAGCGCCTCCTCGAGGCGGAGGAAGTCCTCCAGCGACAGATGCTCGGGGCGGCGTTTCGGGTCGATGCCCGCGGCTGTCAATGCGGCCTCTGCGGCAGGGCGATCCGGGGCCATGCCGCTCATCGCCAGGCAATTCGCCATCGTCTTGCGCCGGTGTCGGAATGACGCGGTCACGACATCGAACACGCGGTCCCGATGCGCCAGATCGGTCAGCAACTTCTCCTTCCGAGGGGTCAGGACCACCACGGCGGAATGAACCTTCGGTGGCGGGAAGAAATCCTCGGGCGGCAGGCGAAGAACGATCTCCGCATCATACAGGTAGGCCACCTTGTAGGTCAGCGCGCTGGCCTCGCGGGTGCCGGCGCCGGCGACGAGGCGCTCGGCGACTTCACGCTGGATCATGATGACGATCCGCTCCCACTCGATCGAGCTCTCAACCAGCCGGAACAGGATCGGTGCTGTGATCTGGTAGGGCAGATTGCCGACCGCGACACGTCGCGTCTGCGGATAGCGCGCTGTCAAATCGTTCATATCGACCTTTAGAAAGTCCCCATGGACGAAATCCAGATTTGGGAAATAGTGCGTCAAGGAATTATGCCAGACGGTGAATGCAGGATCGATCTCCACGGAGGTGACCTGGCCGGCGCGCCGGGCCAATTCCACCGTGAGGTTCCCCAATCCCGCGCCGATTTCGAGAGCCAGATGCTCGTCCGTCAAGTCGCACGCCATGGCAATGGCCTCGCACCGCTCCGGCCTGACCAGAAAGTGCTGGCTTTTTCCCTTGGTCAGCCAGATGCCGAGGTCCTTCAGCAGCGGGCGAATGGGTGGGAAGACGAAGTCGGGGGGACCCTCAGGCATTCTTCCTCCTCGCGACAGCCAACTCGACAGCCATTTCGATGGCTGATGTCACGCTATCGTGCTTGGCAACGCCCTCGCCTGCGATGTTGAAGGCGGTCCCATGATCCGGAGAGGTGCGGACCATTGGTAAACCAGCGGTTATGTTGACCCCTGAATCGAAGGCGAGTGTTTTGACTGCGACCAGGCCCTGGTCGTGATACATCGCCAAGACGCCATCATACTGCCCGGATAGCGCCTGGTGGAAGATTGTGTCTGCCGGGAATGGGCCGTCTAGTTTAAAACCATGACGCTCTGCTTCCTTTATCCCCGGCAGGATCGCATCTTCCTCATCCGTTCCAAACATCCCACCCTCGCCGGCGTGCGGATTCAAGCCGCAGACCGCGATTCTCGGCTCGCGATCCAGCAGAAGCTTTAGGAATTCGGCAAAGATTCGCCCTCGCTGCGCAACCAGCTCAGGGGTGACAAGCTCAGGAACGCGACGCAGGGGCACGTGAATCGTCACCAGGCCGACACGCAGGCCGCCTCCGGCCAGTACCATCACCACTTCGTCGGTGCCCGTCAGCTCGCGGAGCATCTCTGTGTGGCCGGGGAATGGGGAGTGGTTGGCCTTCAGACCTTCTTTAGAAATTGGGGCCGTGACAATGCCGTCAAGGCTTCCAGCAAGACAGAGCTCGACGCCTCGGCGGATCGCCCCTTCGGCTACGGCGCCATGCCGGGCGTTTGTGCGCCCGATCTGCAGTGCGTCCGATTGCCCGGGGTCCAAGGTGCGGAAGTAGCAGGCCCTCTCCATGGCGGTCCGGATCGACTGGCCCAACTCCGGGTCGATGGATCCCAGCAGGCCGGCGTGGTATCCCCACAGCTCGCGTGGCCCGATGAGCGAGAATTCCACGCCTGGGCGATTCCAGTGGGCGAGCGCCTTGAGCGCAACCTCGGGGCCGATACCGCCGGGATCGCCGATTGTCAGCCCGATTTGAACAGGATTGCTTGCATCCGGACTCATGTCCGTCGTCTCGGTC
This DNA window, taken from bacterium, encodes the following:
- the pstA gene encoding phosphate ABC transporter permease PstA; the protein is MSRRAKEAIIYAMMRGATYLIILVVGYIVFDIVWNGLPVIDWKFLSTRPTSGGAKGGIFPAIVGTFWLVAGAIAVALPFGMACAVYLTEYAKPGRFLNFVRLAITTLAGVPSIVFGLFGLGLFVLFFGFGQSILAGSLTLACLILPTIIVASEESLRAVPNSFRAASMALGATKWYTIRTNVLPYAMPGMMTGSILGLGRAAGETAPILFTVAAFFLPRLPKSALDQVMALPYHLYVTATQLPNPAEARHMQYGTAMVLLALVLGMNLIAILLRSYFSRKYRW
- a CDS encoding phosphate ABC transporter substrate-binding protein; amino-acid sequence: MQRLITRMAAILAVALMAVACGGAGEDGQGQEEVQSVIIKGSDTIVNLSSAWAEQFMNTHPNIDISVTGGGSGTGIAALINGTTDICNASRAMKPKEKEQAAAQGVTPVEWIVAMDGIAVVVNPENPVGEMTMDQIGAIYTGEISNWSAVGGPDQEIVVLSRESNSGTYVFFQEHVMAKKDYRKDARLMTSNAAITQSVQSDQWTIGYVGVAYAEHAEVKIVAVKKDADSDAVIPTIPTVMSGEYPIARPLYLYTNGQPTGATKQFIDFCQSTEGQKIVTEIGYVPVPPGGMPE
- a CDS encoding phosphate ABC transporter ATP-binding protein, which encodes MTKAKRETKILAENVDFYYGDKQALFSISMDIPAREVTALIGPSGCGKSTFLRSINRMNDLIDDTKLSGSIAIDGRDIYSSGIDVVELRKRVGMVFQKSNPFPKSIFDNVAYGPRVHGIRSREKLEEIVERSLERSALWDEVKDRLNDNALGLSGGQQQRLCIARALAVDPEILLMDEPASALDPRSTAKIEDLIAELRGQYTIVIVTHNMQQAARVSDTTAFFYEGNLIEFDETEKIFTKPSNKQTEDYITGRFG
- the rsmA gene encoding 16S rRNA (adenine(1518)-N(6)/adenine(1519)-N(6))-dimethyltransferase RsmA, translated to MPEGPPDFVFPPIRPLLKDLGIWLTKGKSQHFLVRPERCEAIAMACDLTDEHLALEIGAGLGNLTVELARRAGQVTSVEIDPAFTVWHNSLTHYFPNLDFVHGDFLKVDMNDLTARYPQTRRVAVGNLPYQITAPILFRLVESSIEWERIVIMIQREVAERLVAGAGTREASALTYKVAYLYDAEIVLRLPPEDFFPPPKVHSAVVVLTPRKEKLLTDLAHRDRVFDVVTASFRHRRKTMANCLAMSGMAPDRPAAEAALTAAGIDPKRRPEHLSLEDFLRLEEALRP
- a CDS encoding lamin tail domain-containing protein gives rise to the protein MKHENGFSGNFVRRMILPCLLLLVASVSFAQQRATEERIRLMAANITSGNLQSYDPGEGTRIFKGLKPDIVMIQEFNYGDNSSTTIQGWVESTFGAEYTYYREGGNEQIPNGVISRWPMISSGEWNDSEVSNRDFAWAKIDIPGDTDLWAISVHLLTSGSGVRNSEAIALRNYIQANVPAGDFLVIAGDFNTDSRSESCISTLSSVVYTGTPHPADQNGNDDTNASRSKPYDWVLVDSDLNAYKTPLTIGSSTYTNGLVFDSRVYTPLSEVSPVLYGDSGATNMQHMAVVKDFLVPAGPPSPSLTLSTDPVTPRFDMPTDIVANINSTIGVDAATAKAYWRIGTTGDFTEVALQLESGTANSGSWRTASSIPAQPSGTRVEYYAEAANTDGTMSREPDSGADYYISFEPSAPVISAGLDPAAPVVGQDIRVTAQITADAGIDSTTVKAPYSATGGQSGTLEMTLVTGTTTNGTWRSTVPISGLAVGEVLSYHVEAEDVEGRTARNPNTGEYSVTIAEQPQEIDISGWTLTETDAGITATFPSGTKIQAGGYLVMTRDADQTSFESTWGALPAGVTFVNGGPISTGSNGMVINGGEIFELRDSSNTLIDGPTDTSGVNAKNASTYREATNGNSWVATTDTAATPGDGPYGAAPHGIGVVITEFADPADGYLEAYVELYYDAAAPTPTPTPTPTPSSETGFVMY
- a CDS encoding ABC transporter ATP-binding protein, with amino-acid sequence MTESAPMLRVANVNKTFEVYASQATTLKEMVLKGLFATDEKVEHVALRDVSFEVGRGESVAIIGGNGSGKSTLLKLISGISEPTGGEIELNGRVAALLELGAGFQPELTGMENIFLQGGILGMPRERVMERLPQILEFCELGPFIHTPMKRYSSGMVVRLGFALAVFSDADILLIDEVLAVGDVAFQEKCLQKIAQLRRHGKTILFVSHVIEHVELIAERILWLDQGDTVAWGPAEDVLEKYIERFQGQVHQDPKEVEEQDIQRSIRLSTALNTMRVTPRKARIDKFEILDESGEPRRAFSPGEKVLMRFHFTVMEPLEDMNIHIGYGGTGGQRVAYQRSDLQGLDLRNLEPGKYEATAEMENFPILPGRYSMSVGFTPPNQNFDYLDAHIRGYSIQIRGERTSEIGALVRAPGQWDSDGTEDS
- the pdxA gene encoding 4-hydroxythreonine-4-phosphate dehydrogenase PdxA, with product MSPDASNPVQIGLTIGDPGGIGPEVALKALAHWNRPGVEFSLIGPRELWGYHAGLLGSIDPELGQSIRTAMERACYFRTLDPGQSDALQIGRTNARHGAVAEGAIRRGVELCLAGSLDGIVTAPISKEGLKANHSPFPGHTEMLRELTGTDEVVMVLAGGGLRVGLVTIHVPLRRVPELVTPELVAQRGRIFAEFLKLLLDREPRIAVCGLNPHAGEGGMFGTDEEDAILPGIKEAERHGFKLDGPFPADTIFHQALSGQYDGVLAMYHDQGLVAVKTLAFDSGVNITAGLPMVRTSPDHGTAFNIAGEGVAKHDSVTSAIEMAVELAVARRKNA
- the phoU gene encoding phosphate signaling complex protein PhoU, whose translation is MSIHLQREMDELRKRLLGEGALVEDAIRKAIRALETRDRELAAEVIEGDKEIDREEIEVEEECMKILALHQPVAVDLRFIVAALKMNNDLERMGDIAVSLARRADYRARRGPDILFPAKIDDMVAAVQKMIKGALDALVNSDEKLAKSVCEADDEVDRMKRAIIKAIRARMGEEPENLRVLLKMMDVPRHLERLADLATNIAEDVIYLVRGEIIRHHYLEQDGEQDDD
- the pstC gene encoding phosphate ABC transporter permease subunit PstC, which translates into the protein MPNRTPKKFSDKAARVIFTGAASTSILIVFLIFLFIGKEALPFAKHPGLGELIGTNWIPVSFEKEQFGILPLIAGSLLVTVMATLMAVPFGVVGAIYLAEVARPLEREIVKPFIELLAGIPSVVLGFFGLIVVAPIVKNVFGLSSGLNAFTGAALLALMAIPTILTISEDAIRNVPRSYKQASEALGATRLQTIWKVTVPAALSGIIAATMLGIGRVIGETMTVMMVTGNAPMITANPFSSVRTMTATIAAEMGEVPFGSEHYAALFCVGIVLLLFTFGLNVIAQKVLKKYGVERS
- a CDS encoding PAS domain-containing protein, with amino-acid sequence MTKRRLLGSVFRSYLLAILISIVAAEIFLHVLPGVSGMAATVVLGVALAYFMAWRFVRLLEEIRRGAERFGRGDLSRRVPDSPIDDLSALAQSLNHMASQLDERIAEITRQRNEREAILASMGEGVLAIDRNERVLNLNRAAEEMLGRPVEEARGRLVQEAFRNVELQRYIARALHGEKVTADETAMLTGVSGVLLQIHAAPLLDSTGREAGLVLILANVTRLHRLENLRREFVANVSHELRTPVTSIKGFAETLLDGALDEPDDARRFVEILARQAQRLDHLIEDLLMISRLERREEIEMGACRLRSVLESAIDVCAPRAESRKTAINVDCAETISITCNRRLLEQAVVNLVDNAVAYSGEEACVDVSGESNGGTLTIRVADNGPGIPPEHHERLFERFYRVDKARSRDAGGTGLGLSIVKHIAQLHGGTVSIESTLGEGTTFTIQLPESPN